The proteins below come from a single Pirellulales bacterium genomic window:
- a CDS encoding DUF1559 domain-containing protein, with amino-acid sequence MKSVPRGFTLVELLVVIAIIGILIALLLPAVQAAREAARRSQCTNNLKQIGLALQNYHSARKEFPYGGSGDTGYRWFDGYSTGASLYNWRASILPYMEESAIYESMKQDMGSLPAFVPPGTSPVNSLQSGWLAGFRALRAHKTMAPTHACPSDTMTTQLAKTGQSWVFTNTITSAMSNYYGSSGPSAIGIYCGLCDPSGVPCPCYQKQDGHGAGKQEGSVGMFSLRARGTKLREVLDGTSKTIMVGEEKLVADGGAVAGADLAVRAWLDPYSLTSTMWGINTSDTDLLIWGGYYGQGFGSYHAGGANFLFADGSVHFLGELINLNVFASLGTKAKGETTNATF; translated from the coding sequence ATGAAGTCGGTGCCCCGCGGATTCACCCTAGTGGAACTCTTGGTGGTGATCGCCATCATCGGAATTTTGATCGCGCTGTTGTTGCCGGCCGTGCAAGCGGCGAGAGAAGCAGCCCGCCGATCGCAGTGTACGAATAACCTGAAGCAGATCGGGTTGGCGCTTCAAAATTACCATTCAGCCCGAAAAGAATTTCCGTACGGCGGGAGCGGAGACACCGGCTATCGTTGGTTCGACGGTTATAGCACGGGCGCGTCGCTCTACAACTGGCGGGCGTCGATTCTCCCTTACATGGAAGAGTCCGCGATTTACGAGTCGATGAAACAAGACATGGGATCCTTGCCTGCCTTCGTGCCGCCGGGAACTTCTCCCGTCAACAGTTTGCAATCGGGGTGGCTGGCTGGGTTTCGCGCGCTGCGGGCGCACAAAACGATGGCGCCAACGCATGCGTGCCCCAGCGACACCATGACCACTCAGCTTGCCAAAACAGGTCAGAGTTGGGTATTCACGAACACCATCACCAGCGCCATGTCCAACTATTATGGTTCCTCCGGTCCTTCGGCCATTGGCATTTATTGTGGACTGTGTGACCCCAGTGGAGTTCCCTGCCCCTGCTACCAAAAGCAAGACGGGCATGGCGCGGGAAAACAGGAAGGCTCGGTGGGAATGTTTAGTTTGCGGGCACGAGGAACGAAATTGCGCGAGGTTCTCGATGGGACAAGCAAAACGATTATGGTAGGCGAAGAGAAGCTAGTGGCCGATGGCGGCGCTGTCGCCGGAGCCGACTTGGCCGTCCGCGCCTGGCTCGATCCGTACTCGCTGACATCGACGATGTGGGGCATTAACACCTCGGACACCGACCTGCTGATTTGGGGTGGCTATTACGGCCAGGGGTTTGGAAGCTATCACGCCGGAGGCGCCAACTTTTTGTTCGCGGATGGCTCGGTCCATTTCCTCGGAGAGTTGATTAATCTCAATGTCTTTGCCTCATTGGGAACCAAGGCCAAAGGCGAGACGACCAACGCGACCTTTTGA
- a CDS encoding phytanoyl-CoA dioxygenase family protein, translated as MKQAISPFTTLDPAKHAEYWRRGWVVVEGVFDPAKAAAISELAVSIGEVELDAVGRSEETADRSADGKLATRKLREPFFKHRALREFALNFSLREIVRQLIGKPAQLAADSLFMKPPRFGTAKPYHQDNAYFICRPPDDVVTAWIALDNVDEENGCLRYIDGSHRESLLDHVPIPGEPHNLAPRPEQIDLSRESLAPVRQGGVVFHHGGTLHTSHRNHSNRWRRGYATHWVSGDVKSEVDFVERAYFTAAPELYQEALSASCEGSKCVQ; from the coding sequence ATGAAACAAGCGATCTCGCCGTTCACCACTCTCGACCCTGCGAAGCACGCCGAGTATTGGCGTCGTGGCTGGGTCGTCGTTGAAGGTGTGTTCGATCCAGCGAAAGCTGCCGCAATTAGTGAGCTGGCTGTTTCGATCGGTGAAGTAGAACTGGATGCGGTCGGACGCTCAGAAGAGACCGCCGATCGCTCGGCCGACGGCAAACTGGCCACCCGGAAACTGCGCGAGCCTTTTTTCAAACATCGCGCCTTACGCGAGTTTGCCTTGAATTTTAGCTTGCGCGAAATCGTGAGGCAGCTCATCGGCAAGCCCGCGCAGCTGGCTGCCGATTCGCTGTTTATGAAGCCGCCACGATTTGGGACCGCCAAACCATACCATCAAGATAACGCGTATTTCATTTGCCGACCGCCAGACGACGTCGTTACCGCGTGGATTGCGCTCGATAATGTCGATGAAGAGAACGGCTGCCTGCGTTACATCGACGGTTCTCACCGCGAGTCGCTCTTGGATCACGTTCCGATACCCGGCGAGCCTCATAACCTGGCTCCGCGGCCGGAGCAAATCGATTTGTCGCGAGAATCCTTGGCCCCGGTTCGTCAGGGCGGAGTTGTTTTTCATCACGGCGGCACGCTCCACACCTCTCATCGCAATCATTCGAACCGATGGCGTCGGGGCTACGCGACCCATTGGGTTAGCGGCGACGTGAAAAGCGAGGTCGATTTCGTTGAGCGTGCGTATTTCACGGCTGCGCCGGAGTTGTATCAGGAAGCACTATCTGCATCGTGCGAGGGGTCTAAATGCGTGCAGTAG